The window TTCAACTATTACTAACGTAGTCGAGTAAACGGTACTTTTGATGAAGATCGGTTATGCGCGGGTGAGCACTCGGGATCAGAACGCCGACCTCCAGGTCGATGCCCTGAAACAGGCCGGGTGCGAACGCATCTATCAAGACATCGCCAGCGGCGCGAAAAGCGCCCGGCCGGAGTTGGACAAGTTGCTAGCCCATGTTCGAGCGGGCGACACCGTGGTGATCTGGAAGCTGGATCGCCTCGGGCGCTCCCTCAAACACCTGGTCGAGCTGGTCGGCGAGCTGGCAGAGCGCAAGGTCGGCTTGCAGAGCCTGAATGACCCAATCGACACCACCCACGCCCAAGGTCGCTTGGTGTTCAACCTGTTTGCCTCGCTGGCCGAGTTCGAGCGCGAGCTGATCCGCGAGCGGACTCAGGCGGGTTTGTCGGCCGCGCGGGCGCGGGGCCGGATCGGTGGCCGTCCCAAGGGCCTCCCAGCCAAGGCCGAGGCCACCTCCATGGCGGCCGAGACGCTGTACCGCGAGGGCCGCCTGAGCGTCAGCGCCATCGGCGAGAAGTTACACATCTCCAAGAGCACGCTGTACAGCTACCTGCGCCATCGTGGTGTTGAGATCGGCGCACACCAGAAGAGCGCCCAGCCGCGAGGTCAGCAACGCAATGTCGCGTCGCCGGCAGAGCCCGCCGCCGAGCAGGTGGCCACCGTCACGCTGCGCCTGGCGGTGGTGAACAACAGCAAGTTCGTTCGCGGCCGGAAACGGGCCAAGGAAAATATCGAGCGCTACTGCTTGGAGCCCTACAGTATGAAACGGCTGGAGTCGGGCAACTACGAACTGGCCATTCCGTATCGGAGCGACGATGAGCTGGACAAGACCGTGCATGACTTGCTGACCGAGATCAGCCAGGAAGCCGACATGCGCAACTGCTTTATCGAAGCCGATGCCTGGGAAGAAGGCTCTGAACGGCGCTGGTAGGGCTTAAGTGCACTTTCTGTTCCATTGCTCCCCAAACCCCAGTTACAGCTGCTATGATGAATGAGATCGAAAACTGAAATCCCCCACTAGAATTGTTGACTGGAGTCAAAATGAATAAAAAGCGGCCGGTTAATCTTGATATTCGAACCATTCAGCTTCCTCTCACGGCGCTTACATCGATTCTGCACCGGATTTCAGGAATTATGCTCTTTATTTTTCTGGGACTGATACTGTATATGCTGAGCAAATCGTTGGAGTCAGAAAAGGGTTTTAATGAAGTCAAGGAGATTTTTTCTTCACCTTTCGGCAAAGTTAGTTTCTGGTTGGTATACTCTTCATTTATTTATCATCTCGTAGCCGGAATTCGACACCTAGTTATGGATGTGGGTGTTGGTCATACTTTGAAAGGCAGCAATCGCGCCTCTACTATTGTTTTAGTAGTGTCGGGTGTTTTAATGGTTGCTGGCGCCGTATGGATTTGGTAGCTGTGGAGTCGTAATGCGTATTTACAAGGACTAAAAGCGTCCTTTAAAGCTAACTTACGAAAGTATTTATAATCGACGGTTCACGCTTAAACGGTTGAATCCTTTCGGGCTTCCGAATAGCTGTTAGCTGAAAGCTATCATGAGCTAAGTTTTCTGTGCATCATCAAATGTGTTAATGGGAGCGCCATAGTACTAGGTACAAATATGGCTCTAGGACAATGTTAGATGTTTTGGATTTTGAGGCGGATCGC of the Pseudomonas asiatica genome contains:
- a CDS encoding recombinase family protein; this translates as MKIGYARVSTRDQNADLQVDALKQAGCERIYQDIASGAKSARPELDKLLAHVRAGDTVVIWKLDRLGRSLKHLVELVGELAERKVGLQSLNDPIDTTHAQGRLVFNLFASLAEFERELIRERTQAGLSAARARGRIGGRPKGLPAKAEATSMAAETLYREGRLSVSAIGEKLHISKSTLYSYLRHRGVEIGAHQKSAQPRGQQRNVASPAEPAAEQVATVTLRLAVVNNSKFVRGRKRAKENIERYCLEPYSMKRLESGNYELAIPYRSDDELDKTVHDLLTEISQEADMRNCFIEADAWEEGSERRW
- the sdhC gene encoding succinate dehydrogenase, cytochrome b556 subunit codes for the protein MNKKRPVNLDIRTIQLPLTALTSILHRISGIMLFIFLGLILYMLSKSLESEKGFNEVKEIFSSPFGKVSFWLVYSSFIYHLVAGIRHLVMDVGVGHTLKGSNRASTIVLVVSGVLMVAGAVWIW